In a genomic window of Physeter macrocephalus isolate SW-GA chromosome 14, ASM283717v5, whole genome shotgun sequence:
- the LOC129392720 gene encoding LOW QUALITY PROTEIN: collagen alpha-1(I) chain (The sequence of the model RefSeq protein was modified relative to this genomic sequence to represent the inferred CDS: substituted 1 base at 1 genomic stop codon), producing MSSHSPGGTPGLWDIGQAMGVPRALGPETGCGSVRGLWGTEQPGRVSQSPVVAGAVGERTSGGGVPGLWARQQALGVPPADAVRGAVEEETCGGNVLSLWERRRALGGQEAPVPAALGGPGSVDQEAGCGAASCLCVRRQAQGLSEAVGSPEAAGVSKHRSAPAGVPTAMFMSGSGSVPARVPAAVWVSGSVCQEGGSRDDLNLWGEVRTARIPLASGVPMAPQELWSVGEDTGCEASPGSWGRRQSARVPVAAEVPTAPRVPGPLGVETDPGGFSRLPGRGQTAGVPLTAGVSTAAGAPGPLVGDASSGGGSGVWGRRQATEVPTAARASGPGDGETDSEGVAGLWRRRADGAVPGAVRVPLSLGVLAAVGVPTAGRRPAAVWVTGSAGEEPSAAVSSLTAGRRPSTEGPGAPGRETGGRSVLGLPGVVSYTCGHGTRLWSCPRSAGEEPDSENVPGLSRTGTAGGVNEAEEVPPVSREETGIGHLRDNAQQGGRRQAAGGSRIRGRGDNLGENCEGEDRLRGAFQXYIYIGNRLGDPGALWEGAGCGGICPVLWM from the exons ATGAGTTCACACAG tcctGGGGGCACTCCAGGCCTGTGGGACATAGGACAGGCTATGGGAGTACCTAGGGCTCTGGGGCCAGAGACAGGCTGTGGGAGTGTCCGGGGTCTGTGGGGAACGGAGCAGCCTGGGAGGGTGTCCCAGTCTCCGGTGGTAGCGGGAGCCGTGGGAGAACGGACCAGCGGTGGTGGTGTCCCAGGCCTGTGGGCTAGGCAGCAGGCTCTGGGGGTGCCACCGGCTGATGCAGTGCGGGGGGCTGTCGAGGAGGAGACCTGCGGTGGGAATGTCTTGAGCCTGTGGGAAAGGAGGCGGGCTCTGGGGGGGCAAGAGGCTCCGGTACCTGCAGCTTTAGGGGGACCCGGGTCTGTGGATCAGGAGGCTGGCTGTGGGGCTGCCTCATGTCTCTGCGTGAGAAGACAGGCCCAG GGGCTGTCTGAGGCAGTGGGGTCGCCAGAGGCAGCAGGTGTGTCCAAGCACAGGAGTGCCCCAGCAGGGGTGCCCACAGCTATGTTTATGTCTGGGTCTGGAAGCGTACCTGCCAGGGTGCCTGCCGCTGTGTGGGTGTCTGGCTCTGTGTGTCAGGAAGGCGGCTCCAGGGATGACTTGAACCTGTGGGGAGAGGTTCGTACTGCCAGGATACCCTTGGCTTCAGGGGTACCTATGGCTCCCCAGGAGCTGTGGTCTGTTGGAGAGGATACTGGTTGTGAGGCTTCCCCAGGATCATGGGGAAGGAGACAGAGTGCTAGGGTTCCTGTGGCTGCTGAGGTGCCCACGGCTCCTCGGGTACCTGGTCCCCTGGGGGTGGAAACTGACCCTGGGGGTTTCTCACGCTTGCCAGGGAGGGGACAGACTGCAGGAGTACCTCTGACCGCAGGGGTGTCCACAGCTGCTGGGGCCCCTGGGCCGCTGGTGGGTGATGCCAGCTCTGGGGGTGGCTCAGGGGTATGGGGAAGGAGACAGGCAACTGAGGTGCCCACTGCTGCCAGGGCTTCTGGACCTGGGGATGGGGAGACTGACTCTGAAGGCGTCGCAGGCCTATGGAGAAGGAGAGCTGACGGAGCTGTCCCTGGGGCTGTCAGGGTACCTCTGTCTTTGGGGGTGCTTGCAGCTGTAGGAGTTCCCACGGCAGGGCGCCGGCCTGCCGCAGTGTGGGTGACTGGGTCTGCAGGAGAAGAACCCAGTGCGGCTGTCTCCAGCCTCACGGCGGGGAGGAGGCCGTCCACAGAGGGCCCCGGGGCTCCAGGGCGGGAGACAGGAGGTAGAAGTGTCCTGGGGTTGCCGGGGGTGGTGTCCTACACCTGTGGGCATGGGACCAGGTTATGGAGCTGCCCAAGGTCTGCGGGGGAAGAACCGGACTCTGAGAACGTGCCAGGGTTGTCCAGGACAGGCACGGCTGGGGGGGTGAATGAAGCCGAGGAAGTGCCCCCGGTTTCAAGGGAGGAGACAGGCATTGGCCACTTGAGAGATAATGCACAGCAGGGTGGGAGGAGACAGGCTGCAGGAGGGTCTAGAATCAGAGGGAGGGGGGACAATTTGGGAGAAAATTGTGAGGGGGAGGACAGATTGAGGGGTGCATTccagtagtatatatatatagggaacAGGTTGGGGGACCCTGGGGCTCTTTGGGAGGGAGCAGGTTGTGGGGGGATTTGTCCTGTGTTATGGATGTAG
- the TXNDC17 gene encoding thioredoxin domain-containing protein 17 → MARYEEVSVYGYVEFMQAVEQHSGKTIFAYFSGSKDAEGKSWCPDCVQAEPVVREGLKHAGEGCVFIYCQVGEKPYWKDPNNDFRKKLKLTAVPTLLKYGTPQKLVESECLQANLVEMLFSED, encoded by the exons ATGGCCCGCTACGAGGAGGTGAGCGTGTACGGCTACGTGGAGTTCATGCAGGCGGTGGAGCAGCACAGTGGCAAGACCATTTTCGCCTATTTTTCTGGTTCTAAGGACGCCGAAGGCAAAAGCTGGTGCCCCGACTGCGTGCAGG ctgaaccGGTCGTACGAGAGGGGCTGAAGCATGCTGGTGAAGGATGTGTGTTCATCTACTGCCAAGTAGGAGAAAAACCTTA CTGGAAAGATCCAAATAATGACTTCAGGAAAAAGTTGAAATTAACTGCAGTGCCTACACTACTTAAATATGGAACA CCTCAAAAACTAGTAGAATCTGAGTGTCTTCAGGCCAACCTCGTGGAGATGTTGTTCTCTGAAGATTAA